The Vigna radiata var. radiata cultivar VC1973A unplaced genomic scaffold, Vradiata_ver6 scaffold_290, whole genome shotgun sequence genome has a window encoding:
- the LOC106754336 gene encoding cysteine-rich receptor-like protein kinase 10 isoform X1 yields the protein MKLMAVKCITSNMFQLLQQILQLSKYFIIGIQRNMRSICFTFLLLLSFRSFIAKAEEEANLGSNCVNSTQQTLSSAYQTNLDRILTWMPLDAATSHGYNHTTIGTNSSVYGLYDCGGDAVGYFCQFCVSTAANQAPQLCPNRVSAVVWNDYCVIRYSNEDFFGKAMTSQIWHSLGTRNISNITEIQKGESFVTSLIRKATNETNQLYYKEGFNLSATESRYSVVQCTRDLTNEACRQCLEDILAEVPKCCEQKVTWMVWSGSCLIRYDDHMFYLLANQPPSAPEPNAQDKLGGNNRSKILIITFSVVGPIFISCFILYCFCHRKRLRKEGLPLSSLHKIQSEEMWNPDLPRIPLITILQSTDNFSEASKLGEGGFGPVYKGTLPDGKQIAVKRLSQFSGQGSEEFNNEVMFIAKLRHRNLVRLLACCSEEKEKILVYEYLPNKSLDFHLFDVEKRKQFDWKRRSSLISGIAKGILYLHEDSQLRVIHRDLKASNVLLDHDMNPKISDFGLARAFEVGQNQANTKRVMGTYGYMAPEYAMEGLFSVKSDVFSFGVLVLEIISGRKNGGFYLSDGENLLVYALRTWYEGKCLELMDSMLEKSFIGSEVERCIQIGLLCVQEDARDRPTMSDVVVMLASDTVAIPKPRHPAFSVGRTATEEVPTSRSSKKLSISDITISITLPR from the exons ATGAAACTCATGGCTGTGAAATGCATTACTAGCAATATGTTTCAATTATTGCAGCAAATACTACAATTAAGCAAGTACTTCATCATAGGAATACAAAGAAACATGAGATCAATATGCTTTACTTTTTTGTTATTGCTGAGTTTCAGATCATTCATCGCAAAGGCCGAAGAAGAAGCAAACCTGGGAAGTAACTGTGTAAACAGTACCCAGCAGACTCTAAGCAGTGCATACCAAACCAACCTTGATAGAATCCTAACCTGGATGCCCTTGGATGCAGCCACAAGCCATGGTTATAACCACACCACCATAGGCACCAATAGCTCTGTGTATGGCCTCTATGATTGTGGCGGTGACGCGGTTGGATACTTTTGTCAATTTTGTGTTTCCACTGCTGCAAACCAAGCCCCTCAGCTCTGCCCCAATAGGGTATCTGCTGTGGTGTGGAATGATTACTGCGTTATAAGGTACTCAAATGAGGACTTCTTTGGGAAAGCTATGACATCCCAAATATGGCATAGTCTTGGAACAAGGAACATATCCAATATAACAGAGATTCAGAAAGGTGAGAGTTTTGTGACAAGTTTGATCAGAAAAGCAACTAATGAAACCAACCAGTTGTACTATAAGGAAGGCTTCAATTTGAGTGCCACTGAGAGTAGATATAGCGTGGTGCAATGCACTAGAGATCTCACAAATGAAGCCTGCAGACAGTGTTTGGAGGACATACTGGCAGAAGTTCCCAAATGTTGTGAACAAAAAGTAACATGGATGGTTTGGTCTGGAAGTTGTTTGATAAGGTATGATGATCATATGTTCTACCTTCTTGCCAACCAACCACCTTCAGCTCCCGAGCCAAATGCACAAG ATAAACTAGGGGGTAATAACAGATCAAAAATATTGATCATTACCTTCAGCGTGGTGGGGCCaatatttatttcatgtttCATCCTATACTGCTTCTGCCATAGGAAAAGACTGAGAAAAG AAGGGCTTCCTCTATCTTCATTACATAAAATTCAATCAGAGGAAATGTGGAACCCAGACCTGCCTAGAATCCCATTAATAACAATTCTACAGAGTACTGATAACTTCTCAGAAGCATCTAAACTAGGAGAAGGTGGATTTGGCCCCGTGTACAAG GGAACTCTTCCTGATGGAAAGCAAATTGCAGTCAAAAGACTCTCCCAATTTTCTGGTCAAGGCTCGGAGGAGTTCAACAATGAAGTAATGTTTATAGCTAAATTGAGGCATCGCAACCTTGTAAGACTTTTAGCATGTTGCtcggaggaaaaagaaaagatactTGTATATGAGTATTTGCCAAATAAAAGTCTCGACTTTCACCTATTTG atgttgagaaaagaaaacaatttgatTGGAAACGAAGATCAAGCCTTATCAGTGGAATAGCAAAAGGTATTTTATACCTTCATGAGGACTCTCAACTCAGAGTAATTCATAGAGATCTCAAAGCAAGTAACGTTCTATTAGACCATGACATGAATCCCAAAATATCAGATTTTGGATTGGCAAGGGCATTTGAAGTAGGACAGAACCAGGCAAATACAAAACGAGTAATGGGAACTTA TGGATACATGGCTCCTGAATATGCTATGGAGGGACTATTTTCAGTGAAATCTGATGTTTTCAGCTTTGGAGTTCTTGTTCTAGAAATCATTTCTGGGAGAAAGAATGGTGGATTCTACCTGTCAGATGGTGAAAATCTTCTTGTATAT GCTTTGAGAACATGGTATGAAGGAAAATGTTTGGAATTGATGGATTCAATGCTGGAAAAATCCTTCATAGGAAGTGAAGTAGAAAGGTGCATACAGATTGGTTTGTTGTGTGTTCAAGAAGATGCAAGAGATAGACCAACCATGTCGGATGTTGTGGTAATGCTAGCAAGTGACACAGTAGCCATTCCAAAACCCAGGCACCCAGCATTTTCAGTTGGAAGAACGGCCACAGAGGAAGTCCCTACATCAAGAAGTTCCAAGAAACTTTCCATTAGTGATATAACAATCTCTATTACTTTACCAAGATAA
- the LOC106754334 gene encoding cysteine-rich receptor-like protein kinase 10 isoform X1, translating into MIGTQGKVRSICFSFLLLLSFRSFSTKAKAQSGSDCENTTQQTLSSAYQSNLDRILTWMSSDAATSNGYNHNTIGTNSSVYGLYDCGGDVVGYFCQFCIATAVTEAPKLCAKRVSAVVWNDYCVIRYSNENFFGKAITYPIRHTTGTKNISNTAEIQRGEDFWRSMITKATNVTNQLYYKDGFNLSATESRYGVVQCTRDLTNEGCRQCLEDLLAEVPKCCEQKIGWMVWTGSCLMKYDDYMFYLLVNQTSSAPAPNPQTDKQGVNNRTRILIIIISLVGAIIVLCFSLYCFWYRKRVRKANYKEKTRDRDREEELPLPSFHKIQSEEMWSTDLPRIPFFTILQSTDNFSEASKLGEGGFGPVYKGNLPDGRQIAVKRLSKFSGQGSEEFNNEVMFIAKLRHRNLVRLLACCLEENEKILVYEYLPNKSLDFHLFDVEKRKQFDWKLRLSIIHGIARGILYLHEDSQLRLIHRDLKASNILLDQDMNPKISDFGLARAFEVGQNQANTKRVMGTYGYMAPEYAMGGLFSAKSDVFSFGVLVLEIICGRKNGAFYLSDGENLLVYAWRTWYEGKCLELMDPMLEKSFMQNEVERCIEIGLLCVQENARDRPTMSDVVVMLASDTVAVPKPKHPAFSIGRMASEEVSTSKSSKNLSINDITSSITLPR; encoded by the exons ATGATAGGAACACAAGGAAAAGTGAGATCAATATGCTTTAGTTTCTTGTTATTACTGAGTTTCAGATCATTCAGTACAAAGGCCAAAGCACAGTCAGGAAGTGACTGCGAAAACACCACCCAACAGACTCTCAGCAGTGCATACCAAAGTAACCTTGATAGAATCCTAACCTGGATGTCCTCGGATGCAGCCACAAGCAATGGTTATAACCACAACACCATAGGCACCAATAGCTCTGTGTATGGCCTCTATGATTGTGGTGGTGACGTGGTTGGATACTTTTGTCAATTTTGTATTGCCACTGCTGTAACTGAAGCCCCTAAGCTCTGCGCCAAAAGGGTGTCTGCTGTGGTGTGGAATGATTACTGCGTTATAAGGTACTCAAATGAGAACTTCTTTGGGAAAGCTATTACATACCCAATACGGCATACTACTGGAACAAAAAACATATCCAACACGGCAGAGATTCAGAGAGGTGAGGATTTTTGGAGAAGTATGATCACAAAAGCTACTAATGTAACCAACCAGTTGTACTATAAGGATGGCTTCAATTTGAGTGCCACTGAGAGTAGGTATGGCGTGGTGCAATGCACCAGAGATCTCACAAATGAAGGGTGCAGGCAGTGTTTGGAGGACTTACTTGCTGAAGTTCCCAAATGTTGTGAACAAAAAATAGGATGGATGGTTTGGACTGGAAGTTGCTTGATGAAGTATGATGATTATATGTTCTACCTTCTTGTCAACCAAACATCTTCAGCTCCTGCCCCCAATCCGCAAACAG ATAAACAAGGGGTTAATAACAGGACAAGAATATTGATCATTATCATCAGTTTGGTCGGGGCAATAATTGTACTATGCTTTAGCCTATATTGCTTCTGGTACAGGAAAAGGGTGAGAAAAgctaattataaagaaaaaacaagggATAGAGATAGAGAAG AAGAGCTACCTCTACCTTCATTTCATAAAATTCAATCAGAGGAAATGTGGAGCACAGACCTGCCTAGAATCCCATTTTTCACAATTCTACAGAGTACTGATAACTTTTCAGAAGCATCTAAATTAGGGGAAGGTGGATTCGGCCCTGTTTACAAG GGAAATCTACCTGATGGAAGACAAATCGCAGTCAAAAGACTCTCAAAATTTTCCGGTCAAGGCTCAGAGGAGTTCAATAATGAAGTAATGTTTATAGCTAAATTGAGGCATCGCAATCTTGTAAGACTTTTGGCATGTTGCTTagaggaaaatgaaaagataCTCGTATATGAGTATTTGCCGAATAAAAGTCTCGATTTTCACTTATTTG atgttgagaaaagaaaacaattcgATTGGAAACTAAGATTAAGCATTATCCATGGAATAGCAAGAGGTATTTTATACCTTCATGAAGACTCTCAACTCAGACTAATCCATAGAGATCTCAAAGCCAGCAACATTCTATTAGACCAAGACATGAATCCCAAAATATCAGATTTTGGATTGGCAAGGGCATTTGAAGTGGGACAGAACCAGGCAAATACAAAACGAGTGATGGGCACTTA TGGATATATGGCTCCTGAATATGCTATGGGAGGACTATTTTCTGCGAAATCTGATGTCTTCAGCTTTGGAGTTCTTGTTCTAGAAATCATTTGTGGGAGAAAGAACGGTGCATTCTACCTGTCAGATGGTGAAAATCTTCTTGTATAC GCATGGAGAACATGGTATGAAGGAAAATGTTTGGAATTGATGGATCCAATGCTGGAAAAATCTTTCATGCAAAATGAAGTAGAGAGATGCATAGAGATCGGTTTGTTGTGTGTTCAAGAAAATGCAAGAGATAGACCAACCATGTCGGATGTTGTGGTAATGCTGGCGAGTGACACAGTGGCCGTTCCAAAACCCAAACACCCAGCATTTTCAATTGGAAGGATGGCCTCAGAGGAAGTCTCTACATCAAAAAGTTCAAAGAATCTTTCCATTAATGATATAACATCCTCGATTACTTTACCGAGGTAA
- the LOC106754336 gene encoding cysteine-rich receptor-like protein kinase 10 isoform X2, which translates to MKLMAVKCITSNMFQLLQQILQLSKYFIIGIQRNMRSICFTFLLLLSFRSFIAKAEEEANLGSNCVNSTQQTLSSAYQTNLDRILTWMPLDAATSHGYNHTTIGTNSSVYGLYDCGGDAVGYFCQFCVSTAANQAPQLCPNRVSAVVWNDYCVIRYSNEDFFGKAMTSQIWHSLGTRNISNITEIQKGESFVTSLIRKATNETNQLYYKEGFNLSATESRYSVVQCTRDLTNEACRQCLEDILAEVPKCCEQKVTWMVWSGSCLIRYDDHMFYLLANQPPSAPEPNAQDKLGGNNRSKILIITFSVVGPIFISCFILYCFCHRKRLRKGLPLSSLHKIQSEEMWNPDLPRIPLITILQSTDNFSEASKLGEGGFGPVYKGTLPDGKQIAVKRLSQFSGQGSEEFNNEVMFIAKLRHRNLVRLLACCSEEKEKILVYEYLPNKSLDFHLFDVEKRKQFDWKRRSSLISGIAKGILYLHEDSQLRVIHRDLKASNVLLDHDMNPKISDFGLARAFEVGQNQANTKRVMGTYGYMAPEYAMEGLFSVKSDVFSFGVLVLEIISGRKNGGFYLSDGENLLVYALRTWYEGKCLELMDSMLEKSFIGSEVERCIQIGLLCVQEDARDRPTMSDVVVMLASDTVAIPKPRHPAFSVGRTATEEVPTSRSSKKLSISDITISITLPR; encoded by the exons ATGAAACTCATGGCTGTGAAATGCATTACTAGCAATATGTTTCAATTATTGCAGCAAATACTACAATTAAGCAAGTACTTCATCATAGGAATACAAAGAAACATGAGATCAATATGCTTTACTTTTTTGTTATTGCTGAGTTTCAGATCATTCATCGCAAAGGCCGAAGAAGAAGCAAACCTGGGAAGTAACTGTGTAAACAGTACCCAGCAGACTCTAAGCAGTGCATACCAAACCAACCTTGATAGAATCCTAACCTGGATGCCCTTGGATGCAGCCACAAGCCATGGTTATAACCACACCACCATAGGCACCAATAGCTCTGTGTATGGCCTCTATGATTGTGGCGGTGACGCGGTTGGATACTTTTGTCAATTTTGTGTTTCCACTGCTGCAAACCAAGCCCCTCAGCTCTGCCCCAATAGGGTATCTGCTGTGGTGTGGAATGATTACTGCGTTATAAGGTACTCAAATGAGGACTTCTTTGGGAAAGCTATGACATCCCAAATATGGCATAGTCTTGGAACAAGGAACATATCCAATATAACAGAGATTCAGAAAGGTGAGAGTTTTGTGACAAGTTTGATCAGAAAAGCAACTAATGAAACCAACCAGTTGTACTATAAGGAAGGCTTCAATTTGAGTGCCACTGAGAGTAGATATAGCGTGGTGCAATGCACTAGAGATCTCACAAATGAAGCCTGCAGACAGTGTTTGGAGGACATACTGGCAGAAGTTCCCAAATGTTGTGAACAAAAAGTAACATGGATGGTTTGGTCTGGAAGTTGTTTGATAAGGTATGATGATCATATGTTCTACCTTCTTGCCAACCAACCACCTTCAGCTCCCGAGCCAAATGCACAAG ATAAACTAGGGGGTAATAACAGATCAAAAATATTGATCATTACCTTCAGCGTGGTGGGGCCaatatttatttcatgtttCATCCTATACTGCTTCTGCCATAGGAAAAGACTGAGAAAAG GGCTTCCTCTATCTTCATTACATAAAATTCAATCAGAGGAAATGTGGAACCCAGACCTGCCTAGAATCCCATTAATAACAATTCTACAGAGTACTGATAACTTCTCAGAAGCATCTAAACTAGGAGAAGGTGGATTTGGCCCCGTGTACAAG GGAACTCTTCCTGATGGAAAGCAAATTGCAGTCAAAAGACTCTCCCAATTTTCTGGTCAAGGCTCGGAGGAGTTCAACAATGAAGTAATGTTTATAGCTAAATTGAGGCATCGCAACCTTGTAAGACTTTTAGCATGTTGCtcggaggaaaaagaaaagatactTGTATATGAGTATTTGCCAAATAAAAGTCTCGACTTTCACCTATTTG atgttgagaaaagaaaacaatttgatTGGAAACGAAGATCAAGCCTTATCAGTGGAATAGCAAAAGGTATTTTATACCTTCATGAGGACTCTCAACTCAGAGTAATTCATAGAGATCTCAAAGCAAGTAACGTTCTATTAGACCATGACATGAATCCCAAAATATCAGATTTTGGATTGGCAAGGGCATTTGAAGTAGGACAGAACCAGGCAAATACAAAACGAGTAATGGGAACTTA TGGATACATGGCTCCTGAATATGCTATGGAGGGACTATTTTCAGTGAAATCTGATGTTTTCAGCTTTGGAGTTCTTGTTCTAGAAATCATTTCTGGGAGAAAGAATGGTGGATTCTACCTGTCAGATGGTGAAAATCTTCTTGTATAT GCTTTGAGAACATGGTATGAAGGAAAATGTTTGGAATTGATGGATTCAATGCTGGAAAAATCCTTCATAGGAAGTGAAGTAGAAAGGTGCATACAGATTGGTTTGTTGTGTGTTCAAGAAGATGCAAGAGATAGACCAACCATGTCGGATGTTGTGGTAATGCTAGCAAGTGACACAGTAGCCATTCCAAAACCCAGGCACCCAGCATTTTCAGTTGGAAGAACGGCCACAGAGGAAGTCCCTACATCAAGAAGTTCCAAGAAACTTTCCATTAGTGATATAACAATCTCTATTACTTTACCAAGATAA
- the LOC106754336 gene encoding cysteine-rich receptor-like protein kinase 10 isoform X5 — protein MAFPQLLARSFIAKAEEEANLGSNCVNSTQQTLSSAYQTNLDRILTWMPLDAATSHGYNHTTIGTNSSVYGLYDCGGDAVGYFCQFCVSTAANQAPQLCPNRVSAVVWNDYCVIRYSNEDFFGKAMTSQIWHSLGTRNISNITEIQKGESFVTSLIRKATNETNQLYYKEGFNLSATESRYSVVQCTRDLTNEACRQCLEDILAEVPKCCEQKVTWMVWSGSCLIRYDDHMFYLLANQPPSAPEPNAQDKLGGNNRSKILIITFSVVGPIFISCFILYCFCHRKRLRKEGLPLSSLHKIQSEEMWNPDLPRIPLITILQSTDNFSEASKLGEGGFGPVYKGTLPDGKQIAVKRLSQFSGQGSEEFNNEVMFIAKLRHRNLVRLLACCSEEKEKILVYEYLPNKSLDFHLFDVEKRKQFDWKRRSSLISGIAKGILYLHEDSQLRVIHRDLKASNVLLDHDMNPKISDFGLARAFEVGQNQANTKRVMGTYGYMAPEYAMEGLFSVKSDVFSFGVLVLEIISGRKNGGFYLSDGENLLVYALRTWYEGKCLELMDSMLEKSFIGSEVERCIQIGLLCVQEDARDRPTMSDVVVMLASDTVAIPKPRHPAFSVGRTATEEVPTSRSSKKLSISDITISITLPR, from the exons ATGGCTTTCCCTCAACTATTGGCTAG ATCATTCATCGCAAAGGCCGAAGAAGAAGCAAACCTGGGAAGTAACTGTGTAAACAGTACCCAGCAGACTCTAAGCAGTGCATACCAAACCAACCTTGATAGAATCCTAACCTGGATGCCCTTGGATGCAGCCACAAGCCATGGTTATAACCACACCACCATAGGCACCAATAGCTCTGTGTATGGCCTCTATGATTGTGGCGGTGACGCGGTTGGATACTTTTGTCAATTTTGTGTTTCCACTGCTGCAAACCAAGCCCCTCAGCTCTGCCCCAATAGGGTATCTGCTGTGGTGTGGAATGATTACTGCGTTATAAGGTACTCAAATGAGGACTTCTTTGGGAAAGCTATGACATCCCAAATATGGCATAGTCTTGGAACAAGGAACATATCCAATATAACAGAGATTCAGAAAGGTGAGAGTTTTGTGACAAGTTTGATCAGAAAAGCAACTAATGAAACCAACCAGTTGTACTATAAGGAAGGCTTCAATTTGAGTGCCACTGAGAGTAGATATAGCGTGGTGCAATGCACTAGAGATCTCACAAATGAAGCCTGCAGACAGTGTTTGGAGGACATACTGGCAGAAGTTCCCAAATGTTGTGAACAAAAAGTAACATGGATGGTTTGGTCTGGAAGTTGTTTGATAAGGTATGATGATCATATGTTCTACCTTCTTGCCAACCAACCACCTTCAGCTCCCGAGCCAAATGCACAAG ATAAACTAGGGGGTAATAACAGATCAAAAATATTGATCATTACCTTCAGCGTGGTGGGGCCaatatttatttcatgtttCATCCTATACTGCTTCTGCCATAGGAAAAGACTGAGAAAAG AAGGGCTTCCTCTATCTTCATTACATAAAATTCAATCAGAGGAAATGTGGAACCCAGACCTGCCTAGAATCCCATTAATAACAATTCTACAGAGTACTGATAACTTCTCAGAAGCATCTAAACTAGGAGAAGGTGGATTTGGCCCCGTGTACAAG GGAACTCTTCCTGATGGAAAGCAAATTGCAGTCAAAAGACTCTCCCAATTTTCTGGTCAAGGCTCGGAGGAGTTCAACAATGAAGTAATGTTTATAGCTAAATTGAGGCATCGCAACCTTGTAAGACTTTTAGCATGTTGCtcggaggaaaaagaaaagatactTGTATATGAGTATTTGCCAAATAAAAGTCTCGACTTTCACCTATTTG atgttgagaaaagaaaacaatttgatTGGAAACGAAGATCAAGCCTTATCAGTGGAATAGCAAAAGGTATTTTATACCTTCATGAGGACTCTCAACTCAGAGTAATTCATAGAGATCTCAAAGCAAGTAACGTTCTATTAGACCATGACATGAATCCCAAAATATCAGATTTTGGATTGGCAAGGGCATTTGAAGTAGGACAGAACCAGGCAAATACAAAACGAGTAATGGGAACTTA TGGATACATGGCTCCTGAATATGCTATGGAGGGACTATTTTCAGTGAAATCTGATGTTTTCAGCTTTGGAGTTCTTGTTCTAGAAATCATTTCTGGGAGAAAGAATGGTGGATTCTACCTGTCAGATGGTGAAAATCTTCTTGTATAT GCTTTGAGAACATGGTATGAAGGAAAATGTTTGGAATTGATGGATTCAATGCTGGAAAAATCCTTCATAGGAAGTGAAGTAGAAAGGTGCATACAGATTGGTTTGTTGTGTGTTCAAGAAGATGCAAGAGATAGACCAACCATGTCGGATGTTGTGGTAATGCTAGCAAGTGACACAGTAGCCATTCCAAAACCCAGGCACCCAGCATTTTCAGTTGGAAGAACGGCCACAGAGGAAGTCCCTACATCAAGAAGTTCCAAGAAACTTTCCATTAGTGATATAACAATCTCTATTACTTTACCAAGATAA
- the LOC106754334 gene encoding cysteine-rich receptor-like protein kinase 10 isoform X2 encodes MIGTQGKVRSICFSFLLLLSFRSFSTKAKAQSGSDCENTTQQTLSSAYQSNLDRILTWMSSDAATSNGYNHNTIGTNSSVYGLYDCGGDVVGYFCQFCIATAVTEAPKLCAKRVSAVVWNDYCVIRYSNENFFGKAITYPIRHTTGTKNISNTAEIQRGEDFWRSMITKATNVTNQLYYKDGFNLSATESRYGVVQCTRDLTNEGCRQCLEDLLAEVPKCCEQKIGWMVWTGSCLMKYDDYMFYLLVNQTSSAPAPNPQTDKQGVNNRTRILIIIISLVGAIIVLCFSLYCFWYRKRVRKANYKEKTRDRDREELPLPSFHKIQSEEMWSTDLPRIPFFTILQSTDNFSEASKLGEGGFGPVYKGNLPDGRQIAVKRLSKFSGQGSEEFNNEVMFIAKLRHRNLVRLLACCLEENEKILVYEYLPNKSLDFHLFDVEKRKQFDWKLRLSIIHGIARGILYLHEDSQLRLIHRDLKASNILLDQDMNPKISDFGLARAFEVGQNQANTKRVMGTYGYMAPEYAMGGLFSAKSDVFSFGVLVLEIICGRKNGAFYLSDGENLLVYAWRTWYEGKCLELMDPMLEKSFMQNEVERCIEIGLLCVQENARDRPTMSDVVVMLASDTVAVPKPKHPAFSIGRMASEEVSTSKSSKNLSINDITSSITLPR; translated from the exons ATGATAGGAACACAAGGAAAAGTGAGATCAATATGCTTTAGTTTCTTGTTATTACTGAGTTTCAGATCATTCAGTACAAAGGCCAAAGCACAGTCAGGAAGTGACTGCGAAAACACCACCCAACAGACTCTCAGCAGTGCATACCAAAGTAACCTTGATAGAATCCTAACCTGGATGTCCTCGGATGCAGCCACAAGCAATGGTTATAACCACAACACCATAGGCACCAATAGCTCTGTGTATGGCCTCTATGATTGTGGTGGTGACGTGGTTGGATACTTTTGTCAATTTTGTATTGCCACTGCTGTAACTGAAGCCCCTAAGCTCTGCGCCAAAAGGGTGTCTGCTGTGGTGTGGAATGATTACTGCGTTATAAGGTACTCAAATGAGAACTTCTTTGGGAAAGCTATTACATACCCAATACGGCATACTACTGGAACAAAAAACATATCCAACACGGCAGAGATTCAGAGAGGTGAGGATTTTTGGAGAAGTATGATCACAAAAGCTACTAATGTAACCAACCAGTTGTACTATAAGGATGGCTTCAATTTGAGTGCCACTGAGAGTAGGTATGGCGTGGTGCAATGCACCAGAGATCTCACAAATGAAGGGTGCAGGCAGTGTTTGGAGGACTTACTTGCTGAAGTTCCCAAATGTTGTGAACAAAAAATAGGATGGATGGTTTGGACTGGAAGTTGCTTGATGAAGTATGATGATTATATGTTCTACCTTCTTGTCAACCAAACATCTTCAGCTCCTGCCCCCAATCCGCAAACAG ATAAACAAGGGGTTAATAACAGGACAAGAATATTGATCATTATCATCAGTTTGGTCGGGGCAATAATTGTACTATGCTTTAGCCTATATTGCTTCTGGTACAGGAAAAGGGTGAGAAAAgctaattataaagaaaaaacaagggATAGAGATAGAGAAG AGCTACCTCTACCTTCATTTCATAAAATTCAATCAGAGGAAATGTGGAGCACAGACCTGCCTAGAATCCCATTTTTCACAATTCTACAGAGTACTGATAACTTTTCAGAAGCATCTAAATTAGGGGAAGGTGGATTCGGCCCTGTTTACAAG GGAAATCTACCTGATGGAAGACAAATCGCAGTCAAAAGACTCTCAAAATTTTCCGGTCAAGGCTCAGAGGAGTTCAATAATGAAGTAATGTTTATAGCTAAATTGAGGCATCGCAATCTTGTAAGACTTTTGGCATGTTGCTTagaggaaaatgaaaagataCTCGTATATGAGTATTTGCCGAATAAAAGTCTCGATTTTCACTTATTTG atgttgagaaaagaaaacaattcgATTGGAAACTAAGATTAAGCATTATCCATGGAATAGCAAGAGGTATTTTATACCTTCATGAAGACTCTCAACTCAGACTAATCCATAGAGATCTCAAAGCCAGCAACATTCTATTAGACCAAGACATGAATCCCAAAATATCAGATTTTGGATTGGCAAGGGCATTTGAAGTGGGACAGAACCAGGCAAATACAAAACGAGTGATGGGCACTTA TGGATATATGGCTCCTGAATATGCTATGGGAGGACTATTTTCTGCGAAATCTGATGTCTTCAGCTTTGGAGTTCTTGTTCTAGAAATCATTTGTGGGAGAAAGAACGGTGCATTCTACCTGTCAGATGGTGAAAATCTTCTTGTATAC GCATGGAGAACATGGTATGAAGGAAAATGTTTGGAATTGATGGATCCAATGCTGGAAAAATCTTTCATGCAAAATGAAGTAGAGAGATGCATAGAGATCGGTTTGTTGTGTGTTCAAGAAAATGCAAGAGATAGACCAACCATGTCGGATGTTGTGGTAATGCTGGCGAGTGACACAGTGGCCGTTCCAAAACCCAAACACCCAGCATTTTCAATTGGAAGGATGGCCTCAGAGGAAGTCTCTACATCAAAAAGTTCAAAGAATCTTTCCATTAATGATATAACATCCTCGATTACTTTACCGAGGTAA